A region from the Solibacillus sp. FSL H8-0523 genome encodes:
- the plsY gene encoding glycerol-3-phosphate 1-O-acyltransferase PlsY, translating into MINALIIICAYLIGSIPSALWIGKIFHKTDIRQHGSGNLGTTNTFRVLGKKPGIAVLLIDIFKGTAAVLLPLLPVFGDSTVHPLILGIIAAVGHMLPIFANFRGGKAVATSAGILLGYNLPLFLVLLAVFVVSLKLTKMVSLTSMIAAATALVYVIIYWIVTGEFALFILVVFLAGFIFYRHRENISRIKNGTEPKIKGF; encoded by the coding sequence TTGATCAATGCTTTAATTATTATTTGTGCTTATTTAATCGGCTCGATTCCATCTGCTTTATGGATCGGCAAAATTTTTCACAAAACGGACATTCGCCAGCATGGTAGTGGCAACTTAGGAACGACAAACACATTTCGCGTATTAGGGAAAAAACCTGGTATTGCGGTACTTTTAATTGATATTTTTAAAGGGACAGCAGCAGTACTATTACCGTTATTACCAGTGTTCGGTGACAGTACTGTGCATCCACTAATTTTAGGGATTATTGCAGCAGTAGGTCACATGTTACCGATTTTCGCTAATTTCCGTGGTGGGAAAGCGGTAGCAACAAGTGCGGGGATTCTATTAGGATATAACTTACCGTTATTTTTAGTGTTATTAGCAGTATTCGTTGTTTCATTAAAACTAACAAAAATGGTCAGCTTAACATCCATGATTGCGGCAGCTACTGCACTTGTTTATGTAATTATTTACTGGATTGTTACAGGAGAATTCGCATTATTTATTTTAGTCGTATTCTTAGCGGGCTTTATTTTTTATCGCCACCGCGAGAACATTTCTCGTATTAAAAATGGTACTGAACCAAAAATTAAAGGTTTTTAA
- a CDS encoding ABC transporter permease subunit, which translates to MLQKLYNPVLMKELKLRFRFFKSITGMLTYLAALLIFMAGFFLIVTNFNGSGYLRPSESFYMFLMLSIIQMALILFITPGLTAGSISSEREKQTLNMLLMTTQSSWQIVFGKLTSCIAFLGFLLIAGLPIYSVVFLFGGVSPMQLLTIFFFYFVTMITVGSIGIFLSTITKRTITAMITTYGAMVFLAGFTAFFFFVTLIINETTGFLGAGGAASPTSPIAYFWASINPGALVLTTLSSDLSIGLTEMTGIDLPIWIPYLIFYVALTALMLFLSVKKLRVNMKRG; encoded by the coding sequence ATGCTACAGAAACTATATAATCCAGTTTTAATGAAGGAGCTGAAATTACGTTTCCGTTTCTTTAAAAGTATAACCGGCATGCTGACGTATTTGGCGGCGCTGTTAATTTTTATGGCCGGCTTCTTTTTAATCGTCACCAATTTTAATGGCAGTGGTTATTTACGCCCATCGGAAAGCTTTTACATGTTTTTAATGCTTTCGATAATTCAAATGGCGCTCATCTTGTTTATTACACCAGGTCTTACAGCAGGCTCGATTAGTAGTGAGCGTGAGAAACAAACGTTAAATATGCTACTGATGACGACACAAAGTTCATGGCAAATTGTATTCGGTAAGCTGACATCTTGTATTGCTTTTTTAGGCTTCCTGCTAATCGCTGGATTACCCATTTACAGTGTTGTCTTTTTATTCGGTGGTGTCTCGCCAATGCAGCTGTTAACCATCTTTTTCTTTTATTTTGTGACGATGATTACAGTTGGTAGTATTGGGATTTTCCTCTCAACGATTACGAAGCGAACAATTACCGCGATGATTACTACTTACGGGGCGATGGTTTTTTTAGCAGGCTTTACTGCATTTTTCTTCTTCGTCACGCTAATTATCAATGAGACAACGGGATTTTTAGGGGCAGGCGGAGCTGCATCACCTACTTCACCCATTGCTTATTTTTGGGCTAGTATAAACCCAGGTGCTTTAGTATTAACGACTTTATCGAGCGACCTATCGATTGGTTTAACGGAGATGACTGGTATTGACCTACCGATTTGGATTCCGTATTTAATTTTTTATGTCGCATTAACAGCTTTAATGCTGTTTTTATCAGTGAAAAAGCTACGCGTGAATATGAAGCGCGGATAA
- the parE gene encoding DNA topoisomerase IV subunit B: MVKNQTGISYNEDAIQVLEGLEAVRKRPGMYIGSTDSRGLHHLVYEIVDNAVDEALAGFGNHIIVKIHEDNSISVRDYGRGMPTGMHKMGKPTPEVIFTVLHAGGKFGQGGYKTSGGLHGVGSSVVNALSTFLEVTIYREGQVYKQRFENGGKPATSLDIIGKTKENGTLVHYLPDPTIFSVTKYNYDTLAERLRESAFLLKGLKIELIDERGEGKQEVFFYESGIEAFVSYLNEDKDVLHPVKYVEGEMQEMEVEFAFQFNDGYSETILSFVNNVRTRDGGTHETGAKAAMTRVFNEYARKIGLLKEKDKNLDGTDIREGLTAIVSVRIPENLLQFEGQTKGKLGTSEARSAVDTVVSEKLMYVLEENAELSGSLVRKAIRAQQVREAARKARDDARNGKKKKSSTLLSGKLTPAQSKNAAKNELYLVEGDSAGGSAKQGRDRTFQAILPLRGKVINTEKAKLHDIMKNEEISTIIHTIGAGVGADFSVEDAAYDKVVIMTDADTDGAHIQVLLLTFFYRYMKPLIEAGKVYIALPPLYKVSKGAGKKQVLEYAWTENELAGAIKKIGKGYMLQRYKGLGEMNADQLWDTTMNPETRTLIRVKIEDGARADRRVTTLMGDKVEPRRKWIEENVNFGMEEDASILENEFIQHEEVNEE; the protein is encoded by the coding sequence TTGGTAAAAAACCAAACTGGTATTTCTTATAATGAAGATGCCATTCAAGTATTAGAAGGTTTAGAAGCCGTACGAAAAAGACCAGGGATGTATATTGGTTCAACTGATAGCCGAGGTCTTCACCACTTAGTGTATGAAATTGTCGATAATGCGGTGGATGAAGCACTTGCTGGATTTGGGAATCATATCATCGTGAAAATTCATGAAGATAACAGCATTAGCGTACGCGATTACGGTCGAGGTATGCCTACAGGAATGCATAAAATGGGGAAGCCAACGCCTGAAGTAATTTTCACCGTGCTACATGCCGGTGGTAAGTTCGGTCAAGGTGGCTATAAAACAAGTGGTGGTTTACACGGTGTTGGTTCATCGGTTGTAAATGCGCTATCTACGTTTTTAGAAGTAACGATTTATCGTGAAGGACAAGTGTATAAGCAACGTTTTGAAAACGGTGGAAAGCCTGCGACGTCACTTGACATTATCGGAAAAACGAAGGAAAACGGGACATTAGTTCATTACTTACCGGATCCAACGATTTTCTCTGTAACAAAATATAATTACGATACACTTGCGGAACGTTTACGAGAATCGGCGTTTTTATTAAAGGGCTTAAAAATTGAGCTCATTGATGAACGCGGTGAAGGAAAGCAGGAAGTATTCTTTTATGAAAGCGGTATCGAGGCGTTTGTCTCGTACTTAAACGAAGATAAAGATGTATTGCACCCGGTTAAATATGTTGAGGGTGAAATGCAAGAAATGGAAGTTGAGTTTGCGTTCCAGTTTAACGATGGTTATTCTGAAACGATTTTGTCGTTCGTAAATAACGTACGTACGCGTGACGGTGGTACCCATGAAACGGGTGCGAAAGCTGCCATGACACGTGTGTTTAACGAATATGCACGCAAAATCGGTTTACTAAAGGAAAAAGATAAAAACCTAGATGGTACGGACATTCGCGAAGGCTTAACAGCAATAGTATCCGTACGTATTCCGGAAAATTTATTACAATTTGAAGGGCAAACAAAGGGCAAGCTTGGTACATCGGAAGCGCGTTCTGCAGTCGATACAGTCGTTTCTGAAAAGCTGATGTATGTACTTGAAGAAAACGCAGAGTTATCAGGTTCACTTGTTCGTAAAGCGATTCGTGCCCAGCAGGTGCGTGAAGCTGCGCGTAAAGCCCGTGATGATGCACGTAACGGTAAAAAGAAAAAATCGAGTACATTATTATCAGGTAAATTAACACCTGCACAATCTAAAAATGCGGCTAAAAATGAGCTGTATTTAGTAGAGGGTGACTCTGCCGGTGGTTCAGCTAAACAAGGGCGTGACCGTACGTTCCAAGCGATTTTACCACTGCGTGGGAAAGTTATTAATACTGAAAAAGCCAAGCTTCATGACATTATGAAAAACGAAGAAATTTCAACCATTATTCATACGATTGGTGCTGGAGTTGGTGCAGATTTCTCTGTAGAAGATGCGGCTTATGACAAAGTAGTCATTATGACCGATGCGGATACAGATGGTGCGCATATCCAGGTACTGCTGTTAACGTTCTTTTATCGTTATATGAAACCATTAATCGAGGCGGGGAAAGTGTATATTGCCTTACCACCACTTTACAAAGTGTCAAAGGGTGCAGGTAAAAAGCAAGTGCTTGAGTATGCTTGGACTGAAAACGAATTAGCTGGCGCAATCAAAAAAATCGGTAAAGGCTACATGTTGCAGCGCTATAAAGGTCTTGGTGAAATGAACGCCGACCAATTATGGGATACAACGATGAATCCGGAAACACGTACATTAATTCGTGTAAAAATTGAGGACGGTGCACGCGCAGATCGCCGTGTGACAACACTTATGGGAGATAAAGTAGAACCGCGCCGTAAATGGATTGAAGAGAATGTCAACTTCGGCATGGAAGAGGATGCGAGCATTTTAGAAAATGAATTCATCCAGCATGAGGAGGTTAACGAAGAGTGA
- the parC gene encoding DNA topoisomerase IV subunit A encodes MSFVEKFQDLPLEEVMGDRFGRYSKYIIQDRALPDTRDGLKPVQRRILFAMFTEGNTNEKPFRKSAKTVGNVIGNYHPHGDTSVYEAMVRMSQDWKSRHMLIEMHGNNGSVDGDPPAAMRYTEARLSAIAGELLRDLNKNTVEFVPNFDDQDMEPTVLPSRFPNLLVNGATGISAGYATDIPPHNLQEALEAVLMRLDNKNCTVDELMTVIKGPDFPTGGIIQGIDGIKKAYETGKGKIIVRSRTEIEQLKGNKEQIVISEIPFEVNKANMIRKMDELRVNDRRLDGISEIRDESDRDGLRIVIELKKDIQAQGILNFLLKSTDLQVSYNFNMIAIHNRRPMMMTLPLMLDAYIDHQKEIVRRRTKFDLKRAEDRLHIVEGLMKALSVLDQVIETIRASTDKRNAKDNIIEKFAFTEVQAEAIVSLQLYRLTNTDITQLQEEQDELNKEVVKFTAILEDEKKLIRVIKTELADIKKRFALPRMSTIEAEIEEIKVTRDVLVPSEEVVVTVTKDGYVKRTSLRSHNASNGKDFAMKESDYLLYEAHSNTQHHMLLFTNRGNYIYQPVHELPDIRWKDLGQHISSIVPLDQNEEIIEVIGIDTFEQPDVFVFTATKNGLIKRSALADYVVTRYSKPIKTMNLKPEDELIYVCLVKETEEVLLSTNTSYTIRFPMNDLPVTGVKTAGVKGMLVKEGEELAGVVLLNPEQDQELIIVTQRGAVKRMLVSEIELGNRAKRGVVILKELKANPHRIFKILVVNFRNTFTIETEKGVQESISVTNLTRADRYSNGSLRIDTDNDGAIVRAFVEKTE; translated from the coding sequence GTGAGCTTTGTAGAGAAATTTCAAGATTTACCACTAGAAGAAGTAATGGGTGACCGTTTTGGTCGCTATTCAAAATATATTATTCAAGACCGTGCATTACCAGATACGCGTGATGGTCTAAAGCCGGTACAACGTCGTATTTTATTTGCGATGTTCACCGAAGGCAACACAAACGAGAAACCATTCCGTAAATCGGCGAAAACAGTCGGGAACGTAATTGGTAACTACCATCCACACGGAGATACATCGGTGTATGAAGCAATGGTGCGTATGAGTCAGGACTGGAAAAGCCGTCACATGCTAATTGAAATGCATGGGAACAACGGTTCAGTTGACGGGGACCCACCTGCTGCGATGCGTTATACAGAGGCACGTTTATCTGCAATCGCAGGTGAGCTTTTACGTGATTTAAATAAGAATACGGTTGAATTTGTGCCGAACTTTGATGATCAGGACATGGAGCCAACGGTATTACCATCGCGTTTCCCGAACTTACTTGTCAACGGGGCAACAGGGATTTCAGCTGGTTATGCGACGGATATTCCACCGCATAACCTACAAGAAGCACTGGAAGCAGTATTAATGCGCTTAGACAATAAAAACTGCACGGTCGATGAATTAATGACCGTCATTAAAGGACCTGACTTCCCAACAGGTGGGATTATTCAAGGTATTGATGGCATTAAAAAAGCGTATGAAACAGGTAAAGGCAAAATTATCGTGCGCTCACGTACTGAAATCGAGCAGTTAAAAGGTAACAAAGAACAAATCGTCATTAGTGAAATTCCATTTGAAGTGAATAAGGCAAATATGATTCGTAAAATGGACGAGCTAAGAGTTAACGATCGTCGTTTAGACGGCATTTCAGAAATTCGTGATGAATCAGATCGTGACGGCTTACGTATTGTCATTGAGCTGAAAAAAGATATCCAAGCACAAGGGATTCTAAATTTCTTATTAAAATCAACGGATTTACAAGTGTCGTATAACTTTAATATGATTGCGATTCATAATCGTCGCCCAATGATGATGACATTACCTTTAATGCTCGATGCATATATCGATCACCAAAAGGAAATCGTGCGTCGTCGTACGAAATTTGATTTAAAGCGTGCCGAAGACCGCTTGCATATTGTTGAAGGCTTAATGAAGGCTTTATCTGTTTTAGATCAAGTGATTGAAACGATTCGTGCTTCTACAGATAAACGCAACGCAAAAGACAACATTATCGAGAAATTCGCATTTACCGAAGTACAGGCGGAAGCGATTGTGAGCTTACAATTATATCGTTTAACGAATACGGATATTACGCAGCTTCAAGAAGAGCAAGATGAATTAAACAAGGAAGTTGTGAAATTCACGGCGATTTTAGAGGATGAAAAGAAATTGATTCGTGTTATTAAAACCGAGCTAGCAGACATTAAAAAACGCTTTGCACTACCACGTATGTCGACAATTGAGGCCGAAATCGAGGAAATCAAAGTAACGCGTGATGTGTTAGTACCAAGTGAAGAGGTTGTTGTGACGGTTACGAAAGATGGCTACGTAAAACGTACAAGTCTTCGTTCGCATAATGCTTCAAATGGTAAGGATTTTGCGATGAAAGAATCGGACTATCTGTTATACGAAGCACATTCGAATACGCAACATCACATGCTGCTCTTTACAAACCGGGGCAATTACATTTATCAACCGGTTCACGAACTGCCAGATATTCGCTGGAAAGATTTAGGCCAGCACATTTCAAGTATTGTGCCGCTTGATCAAAACGAAGAAATCATTGAGGTAATTGGCATTGATACATTTGAACAACCAGATGTGTTTGTCTTTACTGCAACGAAGAATGGCCTCATTAAGCGTTCCGCGCTAGCAGATTACGTTGTAACGCGTTATTCGAAGCCAATTAAGACAATGAATTTAAAACCTGAAGACGAGTTAATATACGTATGTCTAGTGAAAGAAACCGAAGAAGTCTTACTTTCTACGAACACAAGCTACACAATCCGCTTCCCGATGAATGATCTACCTGTAACGGGTGTGAAAACGGCCGGTGTGAAAGGGATGCTTGTAAAAGAGGGCGAAGAGCTAGCAGGCGTTGTTCTATTAAACCCTGAGCAAGACCAAGAGTTAATTATTGTGACACAGCGCGGAGCAGTGAAACGTATGCTTGTAAGTGAAATTGAGCTTGGCAACCGAGCAAAACGCGGCGTTGTGATTTTAAAAGAATTAAAAGCAAATCCACATCGTATTTTCAAAATTTTAGTCGTGAATTTTAGAAATACCTTTACGATTGAAACAGAAAAAGGTGTACAGGAATCGATTTCTGTCACGAACTTAACACGTGCGGACCGTTATTCAAATGGTTCGTTACGCATTGACACAGATAATGACGGCGCAATTGTCCGCGCATTTGTAGAAAAAACAGAATAA
- a CDS encoding ABC transporter ATP-binding protein, producing the protein MIEITGLTKKYGKFMALEDLNLSIDAGVVFGFVGANGAGKSTTFSILSTLLAPTSGQAFVNGVNVVENPAEARKYLGYMPDFFGVYDQLKVDEYLDFYGASYGLTHVDRARLIPELLELVNLTDKRYTYVDLLSRGMKQRLCLARTLIHDPKVLILDEPASGLDPRARTEMRDILKHLKTMGKTILISSHILPELAEMCDEIGVLERGKLIARGNVSTIQQQLMSDKELILKLDGDLQEAVRFFEENPNVTAIEVSEKEQQLTFFYKGSRDEQITLLQQAFAKGFRIYSATEVEKDLEDVFMAITKEAQANATETI; encoded by the coding sequence ATGATTGAAATTACGGGACTTACAAAAAAATACGGCAAGTTTATGGCATTAGAAGATCTCAATTTATCGATTGATGCAGGTGTGGTATTTGGCTTTGTTGGGGCAAATGGAGCGGGTAAATCGACAACTTTTTCAATTTTATCGACACTACTTGCACCGACAAGTGGGCAGGCGTTTGTGAATGGGGTAAATGTGGTGGAAAACCCGGCAGAAGCGCGCAAGTATTTGGGCTATATGCCTGACTTTTTCGGGGTATACGATCAGTTAAAGGTCGATGAGTATTTAGACTTTTACGGCGCAAGCTACGGATTAACGCACGTAGATCGCGCGCGTTTGATTCCTGAGCTACTCGAGCTTGTGAATTTAACGGATAAGCGCTATACCTATGTGGATTTATTATCGCGCGGAATGAAGCAGCGCCTTTGTCTTGCCCGAACACTCATTCACGATCCAAAGGTGCTCATTTTAGATGAACCCGCATCCGGTTTAGATCCACGTGCACGAACGGAAATGCGTGATATTTTAAAGCATTTGAAAACAATGGGCAAAACGATTTTAATTTCGTCGCATATTTTACCAGAACTTGCGGAAATGTGTGATGAAATCGGCGTTCTCGAGCGCGGCAAATTGATTGCGCGTGGTAACGTGTCAACGATTCAGCAACAACTGATGAGTGATAAGGAATTGATTTTAAAGTTAGATGGTGACTTACAAGAGGCCGTGCGTTTCTTTGAGGAAAATCCTAATGTGACGGCGATTGAGGTGTCAGAAAAGGAACAACAGCTTACATTTTTCTATAAGGGCTCACGTGACGAGCAAATTACGCTACTCCAGCAGGCATTCGCAAAAGGCTTCCGCATTTATAGTGCGACGGAAGTTGAAAAGGATTTAGAGGATGTCTTTATGGCCATCACAAAGGAGGCACAAGCGAATGCTACAGAAACTATATAA
- a CDS encoding MoxR family ATPase: protein MAFEANEYTEMSALISDVRAEIGKFIVGQQEAVDYTIYAILGDGHVLLEGLPGLGKTMLVRTIADVLSLSFSRIQFTPDLMPADITGTSIIERQENGKQQFAFQKGPIFSQIVLADEINRATPKTQSALLEAMGEKTVTVLGDTKPMERPFFVLATQNPIEMEGTYPLPEAQLDRFLCKVLLPYPSKQELMQIMERTTGSGVVALSKVMDQQTLLTAQQMVKEVMIAQELLSYAVDLVMATNPDAEQSIAEVKQYVQYGSGPRGVQSVIKLAKARALVNGRFHVSVADIKSVLKPALRHRLLLNYEGEAAEQTPDSVLDIILQKIQQGVAV, encoded by the coding sequence ATGGCGTTTGAAGCAAATGAATACACAGAAATGAGTGCCCTTATTTCCGATGTACGCGCAGAAATCGGGAAATTTATTGTCGGACAACAAGAGGCTGTTGACTATACCATCTATGCCATTTTAGGAGATGGCCATGTGCTATTAGAAGGTTTACCAGGGCTAGGGAAAACGATGCTCGTGCGAACAATTGCGGATGTATTATCTTTAAGCTTTTCGCGCATCCAGTTTACTCCGGATTTAATGCCGGCCGATATTACCGGAACAAGTATCATTGAACGACAAGAAAACGGGAAGCAACAGTTCGCCTTTCAAAAAGGACCAATTTTTAGCCAAATTGTGCTCGCTGACGAAATTAACCGTGCAACGCCGAAAACACAAAGTGCGCTACTTGAGGCAATGGGTGAAAAAACCGTGACCGTTTTAGGTGATACGAAGCCCATGGAAAGACCATTCTTTGTATTAGCCACGCAAAACCCAATAGAAATGGAAGGGACATATCCATTACCAGAAGCTCAGCTCGACCGCTTTTTATGTAAGGTACTGCTTCCGTATCCGTCAAAGCAGGAGCTTATGCAAATTATGGAGCGTACAACAGGCTCGGGTGTTGTTGCATTATCAAAAGTGATGGATCAACAAACGCTGTTAACCGCCCAGCAAATGGTGAAGGAAGTCATGATAGCACAAGAACTACTAAGCTATGCGGTTGATTTAGTGATGGCAACAAATCCTGATGCGGAGCAGTCCATTGCCGAAGTAAAGCAATATGTTCAGTATGGCAGTGGACCTCGTGGAGTACAAAGCGTTATTAAATTAGCGAAGGCACGTGCATTGGTCAATGGTCGCTTCCATGTGTCTGTTGCAGATATTAAATCGGTCTTAAAGCCCGCGCTACGCCACCGTTTGCTTCTTAATTATGAGGGGGAGGCGGCAGAGCAAACTCCTGACAGTGTCTTAGATATCATTTTACAAAAAATTCAGCAAGGGGTCGCGGTATGA
- a CDS encoding BatA and WFA domain-containing protein: MMGFMQIANSWMIVFPLIVLLYYFFRKKYTKKVVSSTLFWEEAMHETKASPYIKRLQKNILLFLQLAALLLFMFALMNPYIATKELKGQQVIFVVDTSATMLAGKDEPLLEQHKRELKRLIEQADGMPMTLITTGSQPQIITRQEESSRAVLQKLNEVDITYETAQLPKSIDVVQSFIGQTATSVYVFTDALEKAALPVDSELVEWHVYGQTDKLNNVALTKFAAMQQEDSVTALVQITNEMDEAQQLKLIISNAQGTVKEEQLVIEPNATTSHVLSDLAPSGALTAMIELGDDYATDNTWSTLLQAPSMEVRLDPAMHALVQKGFTSVYDQVVFYNEEELTSTATDGLIVSNKVAYLEQKQPLLLIGRDDVEGKVVQQFAQSSNHPLFNFSALDEIYIQTLYPPFEDFETIATVDEEPFIQLSNKGDIIVLADIEETDWPLHPSFPLFLWSAIQQIGSHSQHLGTFSPLQSASIVIPQNDWSIFDEDGAFLQTISNGKQFVAPSKPGFYEMTAEEELRYFTVELGLEERSITQGETYQLGSIAGTSQIEDGHNSLMLWLVVLVLVLLFIEWEVQRRRGFTN, encoded by the coding sequence ATGATGGGATTTATGCAAATAGCAAATAGTTGGATGATTGTGTTCCCACTCATCGTCCTGCTGTATTATTTTTTCCGCAAGAAGTATACAAAAAAAGTCGTCTCATCTACGCTCTTTTGGGAAGAGGCGATGCACGAAACAAAAGCCTCCCCTTATATAAAGCGGCTGCAAAAAAATATCCTGCTGTTTTTACAATTGGCGGCACTGTTGTTATTCATGTTTGCGTTGATGAATCCGTACATAGCGACTAAGGAACTAAAAGGGCAACAGGTAATCTTTGTCGTCGATACATCCGCTACCATGCTTGCTGGGAAAGACGAGCCTTTATTAGAGCAACATAAACGCGAGTTAAAACGCCTCATTGAACAAGCGGATGGGATGCCGATGACGCTTATTACAACTGGAAGTCAACCGCAAATTATCACACGACAAGAAGAAAGCAGTCGGGCAGTGCTACAAAAGTTAAATGAGGTTGATATTACGTATGAAACCGCACAGTTACCTAAATCGATTGACGTGGTGCAGTCATTTATCGGGCAAACGGCAACCTCCGTTTATGTATTTACAGATGCACTAGAAAAGGCGGCATTACCAGTGGATAGTGAATTGGTAGAATGGCATGTCTATGGACAAACAGACAAGCTGAACAATGTGGCGCTTACAAAATTTGCAGCGATGCAACAAGAGGATTCTGTGACGGCACTTGTACAAATTACCAATGAAATGGATGAAGCACAACAGCTAAAGCTGATAATATCGAATGCACAAGGAACAGTAAAAGAAGAACAACTCGTCATTGAGCCAAACGCGACGACTTCCCATGTGCTATCGGATTTAGCGCCGAGTGGAGCACTGACAGCGATGATTGAACTAGGCGATGACTACGCAACGGATAATACATGGTCGACGTTGTTGCAAGCACCATCAATGGAAGTCCGACTAGATCCTGCGATGCATGCGCTCGTTCAAAAAGGATTTACCTCAGTTTATGACCAGGTCGTTTTTTATAATGAGGAAGAGTTAACTAGTACGGCTACAGACGGACTAATCGTCTCGAATAAAGTGGCCTACTTAGAGCAAAAACAGCCATTACTGCTAATCGGGCGGGATGATGTAGAAGGTAAGGTTGTACAGCAATTTGCACAATCATCAAATCATCCACTGTTTAACTTTAGTGCGCTTGATGAGATTTATATCCAAACACTGTATCCACCTTTTGAAGATTTCGAAACGATTGCAACTGTTGATGAGGAGCCATTTATTCAACTTTCAAATAAAGGCGATATTATTGTTCTGGCAGATATTGAGGAAACAGATTGGCCATTACATCCTTCGTTTCCGTTATTTTTGTGGAGTGCGATTCAGCAAATTGGAAGTCATTCACAGCATTTAGGCACATTTAGCCCGCTTCAGAGTGCGTCCATTGTGATTCCACAGAATGACTGGTCTATTTTTGATGAGGACGGAGCCTTTTTGCAAACGATTAGTAACGGGAAGCAGTTTGTGGCACCAAGTAAGCCTGGCTTTTATGAAATGACTGCTGAAGAGGAATTACGTTACTTTACCGTCGAACTTGGGTTAGAGGAGCGCTCGATTACACAGGGTGAAACATACCAATTAGGCTCCATTGCGGGTACATCACAAATTGAGGATGGGCACAACTCATTGATGCTTTGGCTCGTTGTACTCGTACTCGTATTACTGTTCATAGAATGGGAGGTGCAAAGACGTCGTGGATTTACGAATTGA
- a CDS encoding DUF58 domain-containing protein — MTKLLLPGDVYKKLGAMRLGSKSKLRGQHKGSHRSSRFGASMDFSDYRAYHVGDDVRQIDWNVFARSEKYYIKRFLDEQEMRVHLLLDGTKSMATLEKWQLAKQLTAALGHLVLLNDDRLTCSVISDQEVIPFRKKGGVYKQRFAQMMLDIAEPSMKSSFAQGVNRYLTKGQTVLLLITDALEPINELEACIQRLPKYAGDVRMLQLVHEEELNPTYLGDMELEDIETGAHVNVTMGQSVLTKYKAVQAKHQQQLEQLCAKYGVALLQVPVEEGFQHVFFHRLKKANWVQ; from the coding sequence ATGACGAAGTTGTTACTACCAGGTGACGTGTATAAAAAGCTTGGTGCGATGCGACTAGGCTCGAAATCAAAGTTGCGCGGGCAACATAAGGGCTCGCATCGTTCTAGCCGTTTTGGAGCCTCAATGGATTTTAGTGATTACCGTGCGTATCACGTTGGGGATGATGTACGACAAATTGATTGGAATGTATTTGCACGCTCCGAAAAATATTATATTAAGCGCTTTTTAGATGAGCAGGAAATGCGTGTCCATCTGTTACTTGATGGAACGAAATCGATGGCAACACTGGAAAAGTGGCAACTAGCTAAGCAGTTAACGGCAGCTTTAGGCCATCTTGTTTTATTAAATGACGACCGATTAACCTGTTCGGTAATTTCGGATCAGGAAGTCATCCCATTTCGTAAAAAAGGCGGTGTGTATAAGCAGCGTTTTGCACAAATGATGCTAGATATTGCTGAGCCTTCTATGAAAAGCTCGTTTGCACAAGGCGTGAATCGCTATTTAACAAAGGGACAAACGGTACTTCTCCTAATTACGGATGCATTAGAACCGATAAACGAGCTCGAAGCGTGTATTCAGAGGCTGCCTAAGTACGCTGGGGATGTGCGCATGTTGCAGCTCGTGCACGAAGAAGAACTGAATCCGACGTATCTTGGCGATATGGAACTTGAGGATATTGAAACAGGTGCACACGTTAACGTAACGATGGGGCAAAGTGTACTGACAAAGTATAAAGCGGTACAGGCAAAGCATCAGCAGCAATTAGAACAGTTGTGTGCAAAGTATGGTGTGGCGCTCCTACAAGTACCAGTCGAAGAAGGCTTTCAACACGTATTTTTCCATCGCTTGAAAAAAGCGAACTGGGTACAGTAA